The following proteins are co-located in the Pseudomonas synxantha genome:
- the arcD gene encoding arginine-ornithine antiporter, translating into MSDSPGKLRLGALVALVVGSMIGGGIFSLPQNMAASADVGAVLIGWVITAIGMLTLAFVFQTLANRKPDLDGGVYAYAKAGFGDYMGFSSAWGYWISAWLGNVGYFVLLFSTLGYFFPIFGEGNTPAAVIGASVLLWAVHFLVLRGIKEAAFINLVTTVAKVVPLLLFVLIAVFAFKLDIFTADIWGVKNPDLGSVMNQVRNMMLVTVWVFIGIEGASIFSSRAEKRSDVGKATVIGFITVLLFLMLVNVLSLGIMTQPELAKLQNPSMAAVLEHVVGHWGAVLISVGLIISLLGALLSWVLLCAEIMFAAAKDHTMPEFLRKENANHVPVNALWLTNAMVQVFLVITLFSASTYLSLIYLATSMILVPYLWSAAYALLLAVRGETYENALKERKKDLFIGAVALIYAIWLLYAGGTKYLLLSALLYAPGAILFAKAKRELGKPIFTNVEKLIFAAVVIGALVAAYGLYDGFLTL; encoded by the coding sequence ATGTCTGATTCTCCCGGAAAACTTAGGCTTGGTGCGCTGGTTGCACTTGTCGTGGGCTCAATGATTGGCGGCGGGATCTTCTCGTTGCCGCAAAACATGGCCGCCAGTGCCGATGTAGGCGCAGTATTGATTGGCTGGGTAATTACCGCCATCGGCATGCTGACCCTCGCATTCGTCTTCCAGACCCTCGCCAACCGCAAGCCTGACCTCGACGGCGGTGTGTACGCCTACGCCAAGGCCGGTTTCGGCGACTACATGGGTTTCTCATCCGCCTGGGGTTACTGGATCAGTGCCTGGCTGGGCAACGTGGGGTACTTCGTACTCTTGTTCAGCACCCTCGGCTACTTCTTCCCGATCTTTGGCGAAGGCAACACGCCAGCGGCGGTGATTGGTGCATCGGTGCTGCTGTGGGCTGTGCATTTCCTGGTGCTGCGCGGGATCAAGGAAGCGGCGTTTATCAACCTGGTCACCACCGTGGCCAAGGTCGTACCGCTGCTGCTGTTCGTGCTCATCGCAGTGTTCGCGTTCAAGCTGGATATCTTCACCGCTGACATCTGGGGCGTGAAAAACCCCGACCTGGGCAGCGTGATGAACCAGGTGCGCAACATGATGCTGGTCACTGTGTGGGTGTTTATCGGTATCGAAGGCGCGAGCATCTTCTCGTCCCGTGCGGAGAAACGCAGCGACGTGGGCAAGGCCACCGTGATCGGCTTTATCACCGTGCTGCTGTTCCTGATGCTGGTGAACGTACTGTCCCTGGGGATCATGACCCAGCCGGAACTGGCCAAGCTGCAGAACCCGTCGATGGCCGCGGTGCTCGAGCACGTGGTGGGCCACTGGGGCGCGGTGCTGATCAGCGTCGGCTTGATCATCTCGCTGCTGGGCGCGTTGCTGTCCTGGGTGCTGCTGTGTGCGGAGATCATGTTTGCCGCTGCCAAGGACCACACCATGCCGGAGTTCCTGCGTAAGGAAAACGCCAACCACGTGCCGGTCAATGCCCTGTGGCTGACCAACGCGATGGTACAGGTCTTCCTGGTGATCACGCTGTTTTCCGCCAGCACCTACCTGTCGCTGATCTACCTCGCCACCTCGATGATCCTGGTGCCTTACCTGTGGTCGGCGGCCTATGCCCTGTTGCTGGCGGTGCGTGGCGAAACCTACGAAAACGCCCTCAAGGAGCGCAAGAAAGACCTGTTCATCGGCGCCGTCGCGCTGATCTACGCGATCTGGCTGCTCTACGCCGGCGGCACCAAGTACCTGCTGCTCTCCGCCCTGCTCTACGCCCCCGGCGCGATCCTGTTCGCCAAGGCCAAGCGTGAACTGGGCAAACCGATTTTCACCAACGTCGAGAAGCTGATTTTCGCCGCAGTGGTCATTGGCGCCCTGGTGGCGGCCTATGGGCTCTACGACGGCTTCCTGACTTTGTAA
- the arcD gene encoding arginine-ornithine antiporter produces the protein MSQPAQKLRLSALIALVVGSMIGGGIFSLPQNMAARAEVGAVLIGWAITAVGMLTLAFVFQTLANRKPELDSGVYAYAKAGFGDYMGFSSAWGYWISAWMGNVGYFVLLFSTLGYFFPAFGQGNTPLAIGCASLLLWAVHFLVMRGIKEAAFINQVTTVAKIVPLLMFIVIAAVAFKADIFTRDIWGLGNPQMDSVVEQVRHMMLVTVFVFIGIEGASVYSARAEKRSDVGRATVIGFLGVLALLVLVNVLSLGIMSQPQLAQLQNPSLAGVLEHIVGPWGAVLISIGLAVSLLGALLSWALLCAEILYATAHDKTMPAFLKKENANQVPVNALWLTNVMIQAFLVITLFSASTYTTLIYLASSMILVPYLWSAAYAVLLSGRGETYAGAQRQRMKDLAVGLIALGYAVWLLYAGGLKYLLLSALLYAPGVILFAQAKREQGQPLFTHVEKGIFSCVIAGAGLAAYGLYSGVLSL, from the coding sequence ATGTCCCAACCAGCCCAGAAACTTAGGCTCAGTGCCCTGATCGCCCTGGTCGTGGGTTCGATGATTGGCGGCGGGATCTTCTCGCTCCCGCAAAACATGGCGGCCCGTGCAGAAGTGGGCGCCGTGCTGATTGGCTGGGCAATCACGGCGGTCGGCATGTTGACCCTGGCCTTTGTGTTCCAGACCTTGGCCAACCGCAAACCGGAACTGGACTCCGGGGTGTACGCCTACGCCAAGGCCGGTTTTGGCGATTACATGGGGTTTTCATCCGCCTGGGGTTACTGGATCAGCGCGTGGATGGGCAACGTCGGTTATTTCGTGTTGCTGTTCAGCACCCTGGGTTACTTTTTTCCGGCGTTCGGCCAGGGTAATACACCGCTGGCCATTGGTTGTGCATCGCTGTTGCTGTGGGCGGTGCATTTCCTGGTGATGCGCGGGATCAAGGAGGCGGCGTTTATCAACCAGGTCACCACGGTGGCGAAGATTGTGCCGCTATTGATGTTTATCGTGATCGCCGCCGTCGCGTTCAAGGCGGATATCTTCACCCGCGACATCTGGGGCCTGGGTAACCCGCAGATGGATAGCGTGGTCGAGCAGGTGCGCCACATGATGCTGGTTACGGTGTTTGTGTTTATCGGCATCGAAGGCGCCAGCGTGTACTCGGCGCGGGCCGAGAAACGCTCGGATGTAGGCCGCGCCACGGTGATTGGTTTCCTGGGCGTGCTGGCGCTGTTGGTGCTGGTGAATGTGCTGTCCCTGGGCATCATGAGCCAGCCGCAATTGGCGCAGTTGCAGAACCCTTCTCTGGCGGGCGTGCTGGAACACATCGTCGGGCCCTGGGGCGCGGTATTGATCAGTATCGGCCTGGCGGTTTCGCTGCTCGGGGCGTTGCTTTCATGGGCGCTGCTCTGCGCGGAAATCCTCTATGCCACTGCCCACGACAAGACCATGCCGGCGTTCCTGAAAAAGGAAAATGCCAATCAGGTGCCGGTTAACGCGTTGTGGCTGACCAATGTGATGATCCAGGCGTTCCTGGTGATCACGCTGTTTTCGGCCAGCACCTACACCACCCTGATCTACCTGGCGTCGTCGATGATCCTGGTGCCCTACCTGTGGTCGGCGGCCTATGCGGTGTTGTTGAGCGGGCGCGGCGAGACCTATGCCGGCGCCCAGCGCCAGCGCATGAAAGACTTGGCAGTGGGGCTGATTGCCCTCGGCTATGCAGTATGGCTGTTGTACGCCGGGGGCTTGAAGTATTTGCTGTTGTCGGCGCTGCTGTATGCCCCGGGTGTGATCCTGTTCGCTCAGGCCAAGCGCGAGCAAGGCCAACCCTTGTTTACCCACGTGGAAAAAGGCATTTTCAGCTGCGTGATCGCGGGCGCCGGGTTGGCGGCATACGGGTTGTATAGCGGGGTATTGTCGTTGTGA
- a CDS encoding DNA-3-methyladenine glycosylase family protein, translating to MRLAYQPPYDWAAMLAFLSARAINGLEIVEAGAYRRSISVNGQLGWLSVAPGAGDWLEVGVEFPDAAALPKIERRLRAMFDLNANPELINAQLAGDPLMAQLVAARPGLRVPGAWDGLELAIRAVLGQQITVVAAIRLAGKLVAQYGQPLHTPYAGITHVFPTPEVLAAADLATLGMPKARGRTLSAVAQAVLDDPQVFQPKASLKDGVARLVALPGIGDWTAQYIAMRQLREADAFASGDIGLINALAALEGGPVSARQLLARAEAWRPLRAYAAQHLWTSLSRGD from the coding sequence GTGAGATTGGCGTATCAGCCGCCCTACGATTGGGCGGCAATGTTGGCGTTTTTGTCAGCTCGAGCCATCAATGGATTAGAAATCGTTGAGGCTGGCGCGTACCGGCGCAGCATCAGCGTGAACGGGCAACTGGGTTGGCTCAGCGTGGCGCCGGGCGCCGGCGATTGGCTGGAGGTGGGCGTCGAGTTTCCTGACGCGGCGGCCCTGCCCAAGATCGAGCGACGCCTGCGGGCCATGTTCGACCTGAATGCCAACCCCGAGCTGATTAATGCCCAATTGGCTGGCGACCCGTTGATGGCACAACTGGTTGCGGCCCGTCCTGGCCTGCGCGTGCCCGGGGCCTGGGACGGGCTGGAGCTGGCGATTCGTGCGGTGCTTGGCCAGCAGATTACAGTGGTGGCGGCCATTCGCCTGGCGGGCAAGCTGGTGGCGCAGTATGGCCAGCCGCTGCACACCCCATACGCCGGTATCACCCATGTTTTCCCGACACCCGAAGTGCTGGCGGCGGCAGACCTGGCGACCCTGGGCATGCCCAAGGCGCGAGGCCGTACCTTGTCTGCCGTGGCCCAGGCAGTGTTGGATGACCCCCAGGTGTTCCAACCCAAGGCCAGCCTCAAGGACGGCGTTGCGCGGTTGGTGGCGTTGCCGGGGATTGGCGACTGGACCGCGCAGTATATCGCCATGCGCCAGTTGCGCGAAGCGGATGCGTTTGCATCAGGGGATATCGGTTTGATCAATGCGCTAGCGGCGCTGGAGGGTGGGCCGGTGTCGGCGCGACAGCTGCTGGCCCGGGCCGAGGCGTGGAGACCGTTGAGGGCGTATGCGGCGCAGCATCTGTGGACGTCGTTGAGTCGGGGGGATTGA
- a CDS encoding CoA transferase, producing MTDLLTPIQAALDLPHAAIAMTETGALPSAFAVTDLAAASIGAAGQAIAQLLQQQTGRLPNVSVDRRLASLWFSSSIRPVGWQVPPLWDPVAGDYASADGWIRLHTNAPHHRAAAERVLGPVADRAEMATKVAAWNAAELEQAIVDAGGCAAQMRGWQAWQQHPQGLAVNSEALIQRKVFESRTDKPWLGSPARPLAGIKVLDLTRVLAGPVASRFLAGLGADVLRIDSPTWNEPGVVPEMTLGKRCARLDLKSSEGRQVFEALLKDADVLFHGYRADALERLGYTIGELQDLAPGLIDVSLNAYGWSGPWRNRRGFDSLVQMSSGIAEAGMAWKRTDKPVPLPVQALDHATGYLMAASAIRALGERLASGRGGSARLSLARTAKLLVEAGQVPVQAALRAEEPGDQGLVVEQTAWGQAHRLLAPLSISGTPLQWDLPAGELGAHRPQW from the coding sequence ATGACTGACCTGCTGACTCCCATCCAAGCCGCACTCGATTTACCACACGCAGCAATAGCCATGACCGAAACCGGGGCCCTGCCCTCGGCCTTCGCCGTCACCGACCTGGCCGCTGCCAGCATCGGCGCCGCCGGCCAGGCCATCGCCCAGTTGCTCCAGCAGCAGACCGGGCGTTTGCCCAATGTCAGCGTGGACCGGCGCCTGGCCTCCTTGTGGTTCTCTTCTTCAATTCGCCCCGTGGGTTGGCAAGTGCCGCCGCTGTGGGACCCGGTGGCCGGCGACTACGCCAGCGCCGATGGCTGGATTCGCTTGCACACCAACGCGCCCCATCACCGTGCAGCGGCCGAGCGGGTGCTGGGGCCTGTGGCCGACCGCGCCGAAATGGCAACCAAAGTCGCGGCATGGAACGCCGCCGAGCTGGAACAGGCCATTGTCGACGCCGGCGGTTGCGCCGCGCAGATGCGTGGGTGGCAAGCCTGGCAGCAGCATCCACAAGGCTTGGCGGTAAACAGTGAAGCGCTGATACAGCGCAAGGTTTTCGAAAGCCGCACCGACAAACCCTGGCTCGGTTCGCCTGCGCGCCCGCTGGCCGGTATCAAGGTGCTGGACTTGACCCGCGTATTGGCCGGCCCGGTGGCCAGTCGTTTCCTCGCCGGGTTGGGTGCCGATGTACTGCGCATCGATTCGCCGACCTGGAACGAACCCGGCGTGGTGCCGGAAATGACCCTGGGCAAGCGCTGCGCACGCCTTGACTTGAAAAGCTCCGAGGGTCGACAGGTATTCGAAGCCTTGCTCAAGGATGCTGACGTGCTGTTCCACGGTTACCGCGCCGATGCTCTGGAACGATTGGGCTACACCATCGGCGAACTACAAGACCTCGCCCCCGGGTTGATCGACGTCAGCCTCAACGCCTACGGCTGGAGCGGCCCATGGCGCAACCGTCGCGGCTTCGACAGCCTGGTACAGATGAGCAGCGGCATTGCCGAGGCGGGCATGGCCTGGAAGCGGACGGACAAGCCCGTGCCGCTGCCAGTGCAGGCGCTGGATCACGCCACCGGCTACCTGATGGCTGCCAGTGCGATCCGGGCCTTGGGCGAACGCCTGGCATCCGGCCGCGGTGGCTCGGCGCGCTTGTCATTGGCGCGTACGGCGAAATTGCTGGTGGAGGCAGGGCAAGTGCCGGTACAAGCGGCGTTGCGTGCCGAAGAGCCAGGCGATCAGGGTTTGGTGGTGGAGCAGACGGCGTGGGGGCAGGCCCATCGGTTGCTGGCGCCGCTGAGCATCAGTGGCACGCCGTTGCAGTGGGATTTACCGGCTGGAGAATTGGGCGCGCACCGGCCTCAGTGGTGA
- a CDS encoding sensor histidine kinase codes for MRSLFWRILASFWLAIALVAGLSILLGHMLNQDAWILSRHPGLNNLAQEWTQLYEAQGEDAAQDLLQQRKRQYHIDVQVLNESGEPVVRGTFPRRAAAFEARQNDSQDGHLPWRRLTAEYTSDKTGDTYLLIYRIPHPELDAWHRSSLLWPFSALAIALVVLTLFSLLVTLSITRPLSRLRGAVHDLGQATYQQNSLAQLANRRDEFGVLATDFNRMGARLQSLIGSQRQLLRDVSHELRSPLARLRIALALAERASPEEREKLWPRLTRECDRLEALISEILVLARVDADNASAEDIDLNPLLKTLQKDAQLGAPDQMVHLTTEADLYLKGWPTMIERAVDNLLRNAQRFNPVGQPIELQAQHQGGRILISVRDHGPGVEAEHLSQLGEPFYRAPGQVAQGHGLGLAIARRAAERHGGNLILANHPDGGFVASIDLPLEPGVVTAV; via the coding sequence GTGCGTTCATTGTTCTGGCGTATCCTGGCAAGTTTCTGGCTGGCCATCGCCCTGGTTGCCGGCTTGTCGATCCTGCTCGGACATATGCTCAACCAGGACGCCTGGATTCTCAGCCGCCACCCCGGCCTCAACAACCTGGCGCAGGAGTGGACCCAACTCTACGAAGCCCAGGGCGAGGACGCCGCCCAGGACTTGCTGCAACAACGCAAACGCCAGTACCACATCGACGTGCAAGTACTCAACGAAAGCGGCGAGCCGGTGGTGCGCGGCACCTTCCCGCGCCGCGCCGCCGCCTTCGAGGCCCGGCAGAATGACAGCCAGGACGGCCACCTACCCTGGCGACGTCTGACGGCCGAGTACACCAGCGACAAAACCGGCGACACCTACCTGTTGATCTACCGCATTCCTCACCCCGAGCTAGATGCCTGGCACCGTAGCAGCCTGTTGTGGCCGTTCAGTGCCCTGGCGATTGCCCTGGTGGTGCTGACCCTGTTCAGCCTGCTGGTGACGCTGTCCATCACCCGCCCACTCAGCCGCCTGCGCGGCGCAGTGCATGATCTGGGGCAAGCCACTTATCAGCAAAACAGCCTGGCGCAATTGGCCAATCGGCGTGACGAGTTCGGTGTGTTGGCCACCGACTTCAACCGCATGGGTGCGCGCCTGCAAAGCCTGATCGGCAGCCAGCGCCAATTGCTGCGTGATGTGTCCCACGAGCTGCGTTCGCCGCTGGCGCGCTTGCGGATCGCCCTGGCCCTGGCCGAACGTGCGAGCCCCGAGGAGCGGGAGAAACTCTGGCCACGCCTGACCCGCGAATGCGACCGCCTGGAAGCCTTGATCAGCGAGATCCTGGTACTGGCGCGGGTCGATGCCGACAACGCCAGCGCCGAAGACATCGACCTCAACCCGCTGCTCAAGACCCTGCAAAAGGACGCCCAACTCGGCGCGCCGGACCAGATGGTGCACCTCACCACCGAAGCCGACCTGTACCTCAAAGGCTGGCCGACCATGATCGAACGCGCCGTGGATAACCTGCTGCGCAATGCCCAACGCTTCAATCCCGTCGGCCAACCGATTGAATTGCAGGCCCAGCACCAAGGCGGGCGCATTCTGATCAGCGTGCGTGACCACGGCCCCGGCGTTGAAGCCGAGCACCTGAGCCAACTCGGCGAGCCGTTCTACCGCGCCCCCGGCCAGGTTGCCCAGGGCCATGGGCTGGGCCTGGCCATCGCCCGTCGCGCCGCCGAGCGCCATGGCGGCAACCTGATTCTGGCCAATCACCCTGACGGCGGTTTTGTCGCCAGTATCGATCTGCCGCTGGAACCCGGCGTTGTCACAGCTGTGTGA
- a CDS encoding LTXXQ domain protein — protein sequence MRKTLIALMLAAALPTVAMAMPEGPGPMGEPSGHMMGGPGHGGEHGPRGKGGPFSQLDLSKEQREQVRKLMGDQWHARKDLVKKYLDKLPAADQKAMQDEIAADKQKTQADIRAVLKPDQQKKYDEIVKKQAERRAEWKEFQAWKAQQAQKAQ from the coding sequence ATGCGCAAGACCCTTATCGCTTTGATGCTCGCCGCTGCCCTGCCTACCGTTGCCATGGCCATGCCAGAAGGCCCAGGCCCAATGGGCGAACCTTCCGGCCACATGATGGGTGGCCCGGGTCACGGTGGTGAACATGGTCCGCGTGGCAAAGGTGGCCCGTTCAGCCAACTGGACTTGAGCAAGGAACAACGCGAACAGGTCCGCAAGCTGATGGGTGACCAATGGCACGCTCGCAAAGACCTGGTCAAGAAGTACCTGGACAAACTGCCGGCCGCCGACCAGAAAGCCATGCAGGACGAAATCGCCGCCGACAAGCAGAAAACCCAGGCCGATATCCGTGCCGTGCTCAAGCCCGACCAACAGAAGAAGTACGACGAGATCGTCAAGAAGCAAGCCGAGCGCCGCGCCGAGTGGAAGGAATTCCAGGCCTGGAAAGCCCAGCAGGCGCAAAAAGCGCAATAA
- a CDS encoding response regulator transcription factor, with amino-acid sequence MSELLLIDDDQELCELLTSWLSQEGFQVRACHDGLSARRALAEAAPAAVVLDVMLPDGSGLELLKQLRNDHPELPVLMLSARGEPLDRILGLELGADDYLAKPCDPRELTARLRAVLRRSHPAAVSTQLELGDLCFSPVRGVVSIDEQEFTLTVSESRLLEALLRQPGEPLDKQELAQIALGRKLTLYDRSLDMHVSNLRKKIGPHPDGRPRIVALRSRGYYYSL; translated from the coding sequence ATGAGCGAGCTGTTACTGATAGATGATGACCAGGAGCTCTGTGAGCTGCTGACCAGTTGGTTGAGCCAGGAAGGCTTCCAGGTGCGCGCCTGCCACGACGGCTTGAGCGCCCGCAGAGCATTGGCCGAGGCCGCCCCGGCGGCGGTGGTGCTCGATGTGATGCTGCCCGACGGCAGCGGCCTGGAACTGCTCAAGCAATTGCGCAACGACCACCCGGAGTTGCCGGTGCTGATGCTCTCGGCCCGGGGCGAACCCCTGGACCGCATCCTCGGCCTGGAGCTGGGGGCCGACGACTACCTGGCCAAGCCCTGCGATCCACGCGAATTGACGGCGCGCCTGCGCGCGGTATTGCGCCGCAGCCACCCGGCCGCGGTGTCGACCCAGCTGGAACTGGGCGACCTGTGCTTCAGCCCGGTGCGCGGCGTAGTCAGTATCGATGAGCAGGAATTCACCCTCACTGTTTCCGAAAGTCGCCTGCTCGAAGCCCTGTTGCGCCAACCCGGCGAGCCTCTGGACAAACAGGAACTGGCGCAGATCGCCCTGGGCCGCAAGCTGACACTCTACGATCGCAGCCTGGACATGCACGTCAGCAACCTGCGCAAGAAAATCGGCCCGCACCCGGATGGTCGGCCACGCATCGTCGCGTTGCGCAGTCGCGGGTACTACTACAGCCTCTAG
- a CDS encoding YciI family protein, whose amino-acid sequence MLYAIIATDAANSLEKRLSVRPAHVERLKQLQAEGRIVLAGPHPAVDSNDPGEAGFTGSLIVAEFASLADAQAWAKADPYVAAGVYAEVVIKPFKQVLP is encoded by the coding sequence ATGCTCTACGCCATCATTGCCACTGACGCCGCCAACTCGCTGGAAAAACGCCTGAGCGTGCGCCCGGCCCATGTCGAGCGCCTCAAACAACTGCAGGCCGAAGGCCGGATCGTACTGGCTGGGCCGCATCCTGCGGTAGACAGCAATGACCCGGGCGAAGCCGGTTTCACCGGTAGCTTGATCGTCGCCGAGTTCGCCTCCCTGGCCGACGCCCAGGCCTGGGCCAAGGCAGACCCTTATGTCGCGGCCGGCGTGTACGCCGAAGTCGTGATCAAGCCGTTCAAGCAAGTCCTGCCTTGA
- a CDS encoding septation protein A, whose protein sequence is MKQFIDFIPLLLFFIVTKLDPRVIEIAGHELSFGGIYSATAVLIISSIVVYGAIFISQRKLEKSQWLTLIACLVFGGLTLAFHSETFLKWKAPVVNWLFALVFIGSHFIGDRLLIKRIMGHALTLPEPVWVRLNVAWIVFFLFCGAANLFVAFTFQDYWVDFKVFGSLGMTVLFLIGQGIYLSRHLHDTAPTTPKTED, encoded by the coding sequence GTGAAACAATTCATCGACTTCATCCCGCTGTTGCTGTTTTTCATCGTTACCAAACTCGACCCCAGGGTCATCGAAATCGCCGGTCACGAGCTGTCGTTCGGCGGCATCTACAGCGCCACCGCGGTACTGATCATCAGTTCCATCGTGGTCTACGGCGCCATCTTCATCTCCCAGCGCAAGCTGGAAAAAAGCCAATGGCTCACGCTCATCGCCTGCCTGGTCTTCGGCGGCCTGACCCTGGCGTTCCACAGCGAAACCTTCCTTAAATGGAAAGCCCCGGTGGTCAACTGGCTGTTCGCGCTGGTGTTTATCGGCAGTCACTTTATCGGTGACCGCCTGCTGATCAAGCGCATCATGGGCCATGCGCTGACCTTGCCGGAACCGGTATGGGTGCGCCTGAACGTGGCCTGGATCGTGTTTTTCCTGTTCTGCGGTGCCGCCAACCTGTTCGTGGCATTCACCTTCCAGGACTACTGGGTCGACTTCAAAGTGTTCGGCAGCCTCGGCATGACCGTATTGTTCCTGATCGGCCAGGGTATCTACCTGTCGCGTCACCTGCATGACACCGCCCCTACCACGCCGAAAACCGAGGACTGA
- a CDS encoding PHP domain-containing protein yields the protein MNVDLHCHSTASDGALAPAVLVARAFEKGVRVLSLTDHDTLEGLDEARDAAHSLGMQLVNGVELSCTWGGATIHVLGYGFDQHAPPLVAAIAQLHDGRWLRSEEISRKLSLKGMPGALDGARTIQQELGDSGNAPARPHFADWMVREGYVKDRAEAFRKWLGAGKLGDVKLHWPTLEDTVETLRASGAWVSLAHPWHYDFTRSKRRKLISDYIGAGGHAIEVVNGYQPAEQVGSLAILAREFGLLVSAGSDFHGPGGWSEIGEYRQVPEDLPLLWGRFKHDPIIATV from the coding sequence GTGAATGTTGATTTGCACTGCCACAGCACGGCCTCCGACGGCGCCCTGGCGCCCGCGGTACTGGTTGCGCGGGCGTTTGAAAAAGGCGTGCGAGTCCTGTCGTTGACCGACCATGACACCCTCGAGGGCCTCGATGAAGCCCGTGACGCCGCCCATTCCCTGGGCATGCAGTTGGTCAACGGCGTGGAGTTGTCGTGCACCTGGGGCGGTGCCACCATCCATGTGCTCGGCTACGGCTTCGACCAGCATGCCCCACCCCTGGTGGCCGCCATCGCCCAATTGCACGATGGCCGCTGGCTGCGGTCCGAAGAAATAAGCCGCAAGCTCAGCCTCAAAGGCATGCCCGGTGCCCTGGACGGTGCGCGCACTATCCAGCAGGAGCTGGGCGACAGTGGCAACGCACCGGCCCGTCCGCACTTTGCCGACTGGATGGTGCGTGAAGGCTATGTCAAGGATCGCGCCGAGGCCTTTCGCAAATGGCTGGGCGCCGGCAAGTTAGGCGATGTGAAGCTGCATTGGCCGACCCTTGAAGACACCGTCGAGACCCTGCGGGCCTCCGGGGCCTGGGTCAGCCTGGCGCATCCCTGGCATTACGATTTCACCCGCAGCAAGCGTCGCAAGCTGATCAGCGACTATATTGGAGCGGGCGGCCACGCGATCGAAGTGGTCAACGGGTATCAACCTGCCGAACAGGTCGGCAGCCTGGCGATTCTTGCCCGCGAATTTGGTCTGCTGGTCAGTGCCGGCAGTGATTTCCATGGCCCAGGCGGCTGGTCCGAGATTGGCGAGTATCGCCAGGTCCCGGAAGATCTGCCGCTGTTGTGGGGGCGATTCAAGCATGACCCCATTATTGCCACCGTCTGA
- a CDS encoding L-threonylcarbamoyladenylate synthase: MSQFFQIHPENPQARLIKQAVEIIRAGGVVIYPTDSSYAIGCQIGDKGAVERVRRLRQLDDKHNFALICSDLSQLGLFAKVDTGTFRLLKAHTPGPYTFILNATREVPRLLLHPKKRTIGLRVPEHPIALALLAELGEPLMSVSLILPGETEPLYDPYEMRRLLEKHVDLIIDGGYGGNKASTVINLADGEPEVVRVGCGDPTPFMVEA; the protein is encoded by the coding sequence GTGAGTCAATTCTTCCAGATTCATCCGGAAAACCCGCAAGCGCGCCTGATCAAGCAGGCCGTAGAGATCATCCGCGCTGGCGGCGTGGTGATCTACCCGACTGATTCGTCCTATGCCATTGGTTGCCAGATCGGCGACAAGGGCGCGGTCGAACGCGTAAGGCGCCTGCGCCAACTGGATGACAAGCACAACTTTGCGCTGATCTGCAGCGACTTGTCCCAACTGGGGCTGTTTGCCAAGGTCGATACCGGCACCTTCCGCCTGCTCAAGGCCCACACGCCGGGGCCCTACACCTTTATTCTCAACGCCACCCGCGAAGTGCCGCGCCTGTTGCTGCACCCGAAGAAACGCACCATCGGCCTGCGTGTGCCGGAGCATCCGATAGCCCTGGCTTTGTTGGCCGAGCTGGGTGAACCGTTGATGAGCGTGTCGTTGATCCTGCCGGGTGAAACCGAGCCGCTGTATGACCCTTACGAAATGCGCCGCCTGCTGGAAAAACATGTCGACCTGATCATCGACGGCGGTTATGGCGGCAACAAGGCTTCCACGGTGATCAACCTCGCCGATGGCGAACCGGAGGTGGTGCGCGTGGGTTGCGGCGACCCGACCCCGTTCATGGTCGAGGCCTGA